CAATGCTACAGGGAGTGAAACACGACCGACCGCCAGCGACACAGGTCGAACTGGTGGTCTCGGCACTCCACGAAGCGATCCGGACCGTCCATAGCTGCCCCCTTCCGGTCGTCGCGAAGATCGACGGCCCCGCCTTCGGTGCCGGTGCCGGACTCGCGCTTGCCTGTGATATTCAGGTCGCAAGCAGTGCCGGCCAGATCGGCTTCGGCTTTCGTCAGGTCGGACTGGCATGTGACTCCGGCGTCTCCTACTTCCTACCGCGACTCGTCGGCCCGAACAAGGCAAAAGAACTCCTGTTTACCGGCGAGTTGCTGGACGCCGAGGCGGCCGGGGAGCTCGGGCTGTTTACCCGAGTGTTCGACGCGGAGACGTTCGAGGCGGAGTTTTCGGCGCTCGTCGCGGACATCGCCACCGGACCGACAGTCGCACTCGGCCACGCCAAGCGACTGGTCAACCGGAGTCTGGACAGTTCGCTGGAGCAGGCGCTCGAAAGCGAAGCCACCGCGCAAGGTGTCGCCTTCACGACTGACGACCACGAAGAGGGTACAACCGCGTTCGTCGAGAAACGTGACCCGGAGTTCACGGGTCAGTAAACTGCGTACCGTAGCCGACACCACCACTGATTCAGCAACCCTCCGATAGTAGACACACAGATGACACCTACGAGTTTCCCAGCACTGACTCGACCGGCCAGCGATATCGAGACCGACCGCGCCTATACTTCCGGTCGGAGGGCAGCAACAGCATGACCGACGATCCCCCGGACTGGGAGTTCAGCGAGCGGGATATGTACATTTTGCGCGAGCTCTCGGCGGACCCACAGCGGTCGTCTCGCGAGCTTGCGGACTTGCTGGAGTCCGAGTACAGCATCGACGTGTCCCATGTAACGGTCAGCGAATCGATTCGGGAGATGCGCGACGCGGGCGTTTTCCGGGAGACTATCGTCCCTAACGAGGAACTGTTCAATTTCGCGCTGTTCGAGTTCAAATTCAACCCCGAGCATTTCGCCGACTCGTGGCACGACGCGATGGTGTCTATCCGCGACGACCGACACACGCTGTTTTACTTCCTCTCCGACGGCGAATACCAGTGGAAGTCAGTGATGATGTTCCCGAGTCGGACAGCCGAATCCCGCTGGATACACGACTTCTACAAGGACCACGGCGATGTAATTCAGAACGTCCGGAACTCAGTCGTCCACAACGTCCTGAAGTTCAAGACCGACCCGGAGCTGTTCACCGAACTCGACGGAGAGAGGTCGTAGCCAAGAGGGGAGACAGGTCGAAATAAAGACGAGAGAGCGACTTAGAACCGTCCGTTTACAGTTTCCGCTCGGCGTCCTCGGCCAGTTCCTTCATCCGCTTGCTGACTCGGCCCGCATCCGAGAACTCGTCTTCGCTCATCGCCGTCGCCAGCGAGTTCCCGAGCACGAACACGGCGTGTTTGTGCTCGCTTTTCGACTTGTGCACGTCGGAGGGCCGCACGTCGAGTTCCTGATAGGCGTCGAAGAGGTCGGGGTCGACCGAGTCCATGTCGTCGCGGAAGTACTCCATAATCGTCACCATCTGCTCGTGTAGTTCGAGAAGCTCGTCTTTGTGCATGGCTACAGTATACGGTGGCACGTCTATAAGAATTGCTTGAGAAGGGATACCAGACGCTCACGCCTGTATTTTCAGAAGACGTACTCGTCGTCGTGGCCCATCATGCCGTCTTCTTCGAACCCTGGCTCCTCGTCTTCGTCCTGTGGTCCGGAGGTTTTGTACGCCTTGAGCCCGGTCGATAGGAGGTCCTCGATGGCTTCCTCGCGGTTGAGGAACTCGCCTTTCTCGACGAGCTGCGCGATCTGCATCTCCAGATGTTCCGGGATATTGATCTCTACCTTAGGCATCGCAACATAGGGGGCTTCGACTATGCCCTATTTAAACCTGACGGGGGTGTGTTCGCAGATTGCAGAATTACAATTGTAGAACCGTGAGAGGAAATTTGTGAAGGCAGAGATTAATTTCTGTGAATAAGAATCACGTCCCGTCACGTTGCGTGGCGGGCAGAACGGCGCGAAATCGGCGGCTCCACGACGGCGTTCCAGTCGAACGGCCACTGTGCAGAATCGAGCGTATAGTTAGGCTCAAAGGTGCGCAATCCTAAGGCATGGCTGATGGAACCACTGCGTGGTGACGAGACGACGGTTGGTGAGACAACGGTCGTCGCACGCGGGTGTCGCCTCGACGATGCACCGGTGCGGGCGGTACTGGAAACGGACGCTCGCCCTCGGTTCTTCTGGGCGGCCGGTACAGAGTCAATCGCGGCCCGCGGGAGCGCGGCGGCTGTGACTGCCGACGGGCA
The Haloarcula sp. CBA1129 genome window above contains:
- a CDS encoding enoyl-CoA hydratase/isomerase family protein — translated: MLVCQALTDTTVIFPPVKGPHMEDATVTLSVDEGIATVTLNQPESRNALSAELADALTAQFESVADSDARCVVLEGAGPAFCAGGDINAMLQGVKHDRPPATQVELVVSALHEAIRTVHSCPLPVVAKIDGPAFGAGAGLALACDIQVASSAGQIGFGFRQVGLACDSGVSYFLPRLVGPNKAKELLFTGELLDAEAAGELGLFTRVFDAETFEAEFSALVADIATGPTVALGHAKRLVNRSLDSSLEQALESEATAQGVAFTTDDHEEGTTAFVEKRDPEFTGQ
- a CDS encoding Lrp/AsnC family transcriptional regulator: MTDDPPDWEFSERDMYILRELSADPQRSSRELADLLESEYSIDVSHVTVSESIREMRDAGVFRETIVPNEELFNFALFEFKFNPEHFADSWHDAMVSIRDDRHTLFYFLSDGEYQWKSVMMFPSRTAESRWIHDFYKDHGDVIQNVRNSVVHNVLKFKTDPELFTELDGERS
- a CDS encoding UPF0058 family protein; the encoded protein is MHKDELLELHEQMVTIMEYFRDDMDSVDPDLFDAYQELDVRPSDVHKSKSEHKHAVFVLGNSLATAMSEDEFSDAGRVSKRMKELAEDAERKL
- a CDS encoding ribbon-helix-helix domain-containing protein encodes the protein MPKVEINIPEHLEMQIAQLVEKGEFLNREEAIEDLLSTGLKAYKTSGPQDEDEEPGFEEDGMMGHDDEYVF